One Temnothorax longispinosus isolate EJ_2023e chromosome 8, Tlon_JGU_v1, whole genome shotgun sequence genomic region harbors:
- the LOC139818336 gene encoding uncharacterized protein — protein sequence MGVGCFSCRYKCSERITLMERQKFFNEFWQMGDHNRQWDYIDKSITTIQHRDQSNDGKQRKRGIARQYSLIVQTRIIKVCQTMFLATFGISNKWLESIQKKKNLSSTGQIIIADGRGKHLNRPKRIQAEITNSVKNHIESFPKVDSHYCRASTRREYLSSDLSINKMYRKYTEDMKESGQLEVASKHHYRDVFCNEYNLSFHKPKKDQCDQCTAFKNLSVGEKLIAQKEQDEHLRNKDFARNCMKEDKQAAVNDSTICCASFELQKILNVPCAESSA from the exons atgggTGTAGGATGCTTTTCGTGTCGCTACAAATGTTCGGAACGTATTACACTTATGGAAaggcaaaaattttttaatgaattttggCAAATGGGTGACCATAATCGTCAATGGGATTACATTGACAAATCTATCACAACCATTCAACACAGAGACCAATCAAATGAtggaaaacaaagaaaaaggGGCATAGCTCGTCAATATTCACTGATTGTGCAAACAAGAATAATCAAAGTTTGCCAAACTATGTTCCTGGCTACCTTTG GAATAAGCAATAAGTGGTTAGAGAGCAttcagaagaaaaaaaatttatcatcgaCTGGGCAGATTATTATTGCAGACGGCAGAGGCAAGCATCTAAATCGGCCTAAAAGAATTCAGGCTGAAATTACAAATTCAGTGAAAAATCACATTGAATCGTTTCCGAAAGTTGATTCTCATTATTGCAGAGCATCTACACGACGTGAATACCTTTCAAGCgatttaagtataaataaaatgtacagaAAATACACAGAAGATATGAAAGAATCAGGACAGCTTGAGGTAGCCTCTAAACATCACTACCGTgatgtattttgtaatgaaTACAATTTATCCTTTCATAAACCAAAAAAGGATCAATGTGACCAATGCAcagcttttaaaaatttatcagtCGGTGAAAAATTGATAGCCCAGAAGGAACAAGATGAACACTTACGAAATAAAGACTTTGCCAGAAATTGTATGAAAGAGGATAAGCAGGCTGCTGTGAATGACTCCACCATTTGTTGCGCATCTTTcgagttacaaaaaattttgaatgtcCCATGCGCTGAATCATctgct